In the Heterodontus francisci isolate sHetFra1 chromosome 8, sHetFra1.hap1, whole genome shotgun sequence genome, one interval contains:
- the caiap gene encoding CARD- and ANK-domain containing inflammasome adapter protein, translated as MPINGTGIFTNPYAIEVLQSKKKELVAGIINTDRLLDWLVENRIISPDKRIAVSNYKTREEKNSRVLDILVSCGERACRLFFYPCLKHVEPALYNYIRSYVSNVSSTFGDARRQLVGYLLERDKDEIPRNNPKTAEEFKKKPHQMPKTASRPQPVQVELIELYHAAALGDLSSLDRALGDNNINGTNASNETLLHIAAAHGHVTIIEYLLNKGAKIEVRDNKGQSPLHRAAEEGHTGAAKMLLQAGAHIYALDTESRSPLHLAAQNNNFSIMKLMLKEEARNDKRKKSFLHMAALRDESKLAQIILQYGARVDSKDEKNRTPLFHATSHGHLNTVKVLLETGAKVDVDLIHTAFNSNNQFLIRLILEHGSKISSSVLVSALFKAVQKNLDRTVGIIIEQGIDANTRNEMQYTPLLLAAELGHAETVEILINKGARLDERTPNMNSALHLTVQTGSVSVAKLLIDQGMDANIIGSGDQTPLHVASFHNQPPMIETLIGGGSKVNAVTKEAVTPLHIASQKGNKDTAECLIQNKADVNAKDRYMRTPLHMAAVVGDASIAELLLSNQADPNAVNKEKKTPLHLAANEGHLDFVSLMLTRRAKFAVKDMDGNTPMHYAASNSHSIVVKALLLAGKNKNIDDKNVWRKTPLHLAAEHSHEGLVELLLISGAAINALDNTKDTPLHCACKSGNFNTAQKLINWSQGEKPKFHSTNSLKKTPLQVAETGDTDSHHQIAALLKKKMMLTR; from the coding sequence ATGCCCATAAATGGTACCGGTATTTTTACAAATCCATATGCAATTGAGGTTCTACAAAGCAAGAAAAAGGAACTGGTAGCAGGAATTATCAACACTGATCGTCTTCTGGACTGGTTGGTTGAGAATCGTATAATTTCACCAGATAAGAGAATCGCTGTGTCGAACTACAAGACACGGGAGGAAAAGAACTCGAGAGTTCTGGATATCTTGGTATCTTGTGGTGAGAGAGCCTGCAGACTGTTCTTTTATCCTTGCCTCAAGCATGTGGAACCAGCTCTGTACAATTACATCAGGAGTTATGTTAGTAATGTGTCCAGCACCTTTGGGGATGCCAGGAGACAGCTAGTGGGATACCTTTTAGAAAGAGATAAGGATGAAATCCCCAGGAATAACCCCAAAACGGCAGAGGAATTCAAAAAGAAGCCACATCAGATGCCAAAAACAGCTAGTAGACCTCAACCTGTCCAGGTTGAACTTATTGAACTGTACCATGCTGCAGCATTGGGCGATCTTTCGAGTCTTGATAGAGCTTTGGGAGACAACAACATAAATGGCACAAATGCTTCTAATGAAACCCTGTTGCACATTGCTGCTGCCCATGGGCATGTTACAATTATTGAATATTTATTAAATAAAGGAGCAAAGATAGAAGTGAGGGATAACAAAGGTCAATCACCTCTCCATCGGGCTGCAGAGGAAGGGCACACAGGTGCAGCCAAAATGCTTCTCCAAGCTGGAGCACATATCTATGCTTTGGATACAGAATCCCGAAGTCCATTGCACTTAGCTGCCCAGAACAATAATTTCTCCATCATGAAGCTGATGTTGAAAGAAGAAGCCAGAAATGATAAAAGGAAGAAATCTTTTTTGCACATGGCTGCACTCAgagatgaaagtaaactagcacaaATCATTCTCCAATATGGAGCTCGGGTTGACTCTAAGGATGAGAAGAACAGAACCCCATTGTTTCATGCTACTTCCCACGGACATCTCAATACTGTGAAGGTACTGCTGGAAACTGGAGCCAAGGTCGATGTTGATCTAATTCATACAGCATTTAATAGTAATAATCAATTCCTGATTAGGCTGATCTTGGAGCATGGCAGTAAAATTAGCTCTTCTGTCCTGGTCAGTGCACTCTTTAAAGCAGTTCAGAAAAATCTAGACAGAACTGTGGGCATTATAATTGAACAGGGCATTGACGCCAACACCAGAAATGAAATGCAATACACCCCTTTACTGTTAGCAGCAGAACTTGGCCATGCCGAAACTGTCGAAATCCTTATAAATAAAGGCGCACGTTTAGATGAAAGGACACCTAATATGAACAGTGCATTACACCTCACGGTCCAGACTGGTTCTGTTTCTGTTGCAAAACTGCTGATTGACCAGGGGATGGATGCAAACATTATTGGCTCTGGTGACCAAACACCCTTGCACGTTGCATCCTTTCATAACCAACCACCAATGATAGAGACTTTGATAGGAGGAGGTTCAAAGGTCAATGCAGTCACTAAGGAAGCAGTTACACCCTTACATATCGCTTCACAAAAGGGTAACAAAGATACAGCAGAATGTCTCATCCAGAACAAAGCGGATGTGAATGCCAAAGACAGATACATGAGAACACCCTTGCACATGGCTGCTGTAGTTGGAGATGCCTCCATTGCAGAGCTACTTCTGTCAAACCAGGCTGATCCTAATGCAGTAAATAAAGAGAAGAAGACCCCACTCCATTTGGCTGCTAATGAGGGTCATTTGGATTTTGTATCTTTGATGTTAACCAGAAGGGCCAAGTTTGCCGTAAAAGATATGGATGGGAATACTCCAATGCACTATGCAGCCAGCAATAGCCATAGCATTGTTGTCAAAGCTCTTTTATTGGCTGGAAAAAATAAAAACATAGATGATAAGAATGTTTGGCGGAAAACACCATTACATCTAGCAGCAGAGCATAGTCATGAGGGCCTGGTAGAGTTGCTGTTGATCAGTGGAGCTGCCATTAATGCTTTAGACAATACCAAAGACACACCTCTTCATTGTGCTTGCAAATCGGGCAACTTTAACACTGCCCAAAAACTAATCAACTGGTCTCAAGGTGAAAAACCCAAGTTTCACTCAACAAATAGCTTAAAAAAGACCCCTCTTCAAGTTGCAGAAACTGGAGATACAGATAGCCACCATCAAATAGCAGCATTATTGAAAAAAAAAATGATGTTAACGAGATAA
- the si:dkey-86e18.1 gene encoding uncharacterized protein si:dkey-86e18.1 isoform X1, giving the protein MARNEEKQLGKLNRLWLQREKEEGRLRDIRQNRPRLSSLNSAVEVKKWIPSIKTEMEYYLQQSQLSHYSERKIKEFQDHIEELQKEYQHYLWKLRRLDPSHKEHPWKPRAYTRKRPSNSAMPTISQLATLQSLKRLCVPQSNKTEGETYEHDSDAESGEVRERSCPNPRIPDGVIYDCSIVNPNFQDQPLTFNPARVPPRFSMHLIPKNSSEDPHLMTKILMSHLPNLEASSSCQTTAELNKKEKEIHALKIREDSQESVLQTKSSGILGLSCYSSDEDT; this is encoded by the exons ATGGCTCGCAATGAAGAGAAACAGTTGGGGAAGCTAAACCGATTGTGGTTGCAGAGGGAGAAAGAAG AGGGTCGCCTGAGAGACATACGTCAAAACCGACCCAGACTA TCTTCCTTGAATTCAGCTGTTGAAGTGAAAAAATGGATTCCAAGTATCAAGACTGAGATGGAGTATTATCTTCAG CAATCACAACTATCCCATTACTCAGAAAGGAAGATAAAGGAATTCCAGGATCACATTGAAGAACTTCAGAAGGAGTATCAGCATTATTTGTGGAAGCTGCGTCGGTTAGACCCTTCCCACAAGGAACACCCTTGGAAACCCCGTGCTTACACCCGGAAAAGACCATCTAACTCTGCAATGCCGACCATCAGCCAACTGG CTACATTGCAGAGTTTGAAACGACTTTGCGTGCCTCAATCAAACAAAACTGAAGGAGAGACTTATGAGCATGACTCTGATGCGGAATCTGGTGAAGTAAGGGAAAGGAGCTGCCCAAACCCACGAATACCAGATGGTGTCATCTATGACTGTTCAATAGTTAATCCAAATTTTCAGGACCAGCCCCTCACCTTTAATCCTGCTAGAGTTCCACCAAGATTTTCTATGCATCTAATTCCAAAAAATTCATCAGAAGACCCACACCTCATGACTAAAATTCTTATGTCTCATCTACCGAACTTAGAAGCTTCATCTTCCTGTCAAACTACAGCAGAATTGAacaaaaaggaaaaagaaatacATGCTTTGAAGATCAGGGAAGATTCCCAGGAGTCTGTTTTGCAGACTAAAAGCTCTGGTATCCTGGGATTATCTTGCTATTCTTCAGATGAAGATACATAG
- the si:dkey-86e18.1 gene encoding uncharacterized protein si:dkey-86e18.1 isoform X2 — protein MEYYLQQSQLSHYSERKIKEFQDHIEELQKEYQHYLWKLRRLDPSHKEHPWKPRAYTRKRPSNSAMPTISQLATLQSLKRLCVPQSNKTEGETYEHDSDAESGEVRERSCPNPRIPDGVIYDCSIVNPNFQDQPLTFNPARVPPRFSMHLIPKNSSEDPHLMTKILMSHLPNLEASSSCQTTAELNKKEKEIHALKIREDSQESVLQTKSSGILGLSCYSSDEDT, from the exons ATGGAGTATTATCTTCAG CAATCACAACTATCCCATTACTCAGAAAGGAAGATAAAGGAATTCCAGGATCACATTGAAGAACTTCAGAAGGAGTATCAGCATTATTTGTGGAAGCTGCGTCGGTTAGACCCTTCCCACAAGGAACACCCTTGGAAACCCCGTGCTTACACCCGGAAAAGACCATCTAACTCTGCAATGCCGACCATCAGCCAACTGG CTACATTGCAGAGTTTGAAACGACTTTGCGTGCCTCAATCAAACAAAACTGAAGGAGAGACTTATGAGCATGACTCTGATGCGGAATCTGGTGAAGTAAGGGAAAGGAGCTGCCCAAACCCACGAATACCAGATGGTGTCATCTATGACTGTTCAATAGTTAATCCAAATTTTCAGGACCAGCCCCTCACCTTTAATCCTGCTAGAGTTCCACCAAGATTTTCTATGCATCTAATTCCAAAAAATTCATCAGAAGACCCACACCTCATGACTAAAATTCTTATGTCTCATCTACCGAACTTAGAAGCTTCATCTTCCTGTCAAACTACAGCAGAATTGAacaaaaaggaaaaagaaatacATGCTTTGAAGATCAGGGAAGATTCCCAGGAGTCTGTTTTGCAGACTAAAAGCTCTGGTATCCTGGGATTATCTTGCTATTCTTCAGATGAAGATACATAG